One window of Mesoplodon densirostris isolate mMesDen1 chromosome 15, mMesDen1 primary haplotype, whole genome shotgun sequence genomic DNA carries:
- the CRYBB2 gene encoding beta-crystallin B2, which translates to MASDHQTQAGKSQPLNPKIIIFEQENFQGHSHELNGPCPNLKETGVEKAGSVLVQAGPWVGYEQANCKGEQFVFEKGEYPRWDSWTSSRRTDSLSSLRPIKVDSQEHKIILYENPNFTGKKMEVIDDDVPSFHAHGYQEKVSSVRVQSGTWVGYQYPGYRGLQYLLEKGDYKDSGDFGAPQPQVQSVRRIRDMQWHQRGTFHPSN; encoded by the exons ATGGCCTCAGACCACCAGACCCAAGCGGGCAAATCTCAGCCCCTCAACCCCAAG ATCATCATCTTCGAGCAGGAAAACTTTCAGGGCCACTCACATGAGCTCAATGGGCCCTGCCCCAACCTGAAGGAGACCGGCGTGGAGAAGGCAGGCTCTGTCCTGGTACAGGCTGGACC CTGGGTGGGCTACGAGCAAGCCAACTGCAAAGGGGAGCAGTTTGTGTTTGAGAAGGGTGAATACCCCCGCTGGGACTCATGGACCAGCAGTCGGAGGACAGACTCCCTCAGCTCCCTGAGGCCCATCAAAGTG GACAGCCAGGAGCATAAGATCATCCTCTATGAGAACCCCAACTTCACAGGGAAGAAGATGGAGGTGATAGACGATGATGTGCCCAGCTTTCACGCCCACGGCTACCAGGAGAAGGTGTCTTCTGTGCGGGTGCAGAGTGGCAC GTGGGTCGGCTACCAGTACCCCGGCTACCGCGGGCTGCAGTACCTGCTGGAGAAGGGTGATTACAAGGACAGCGGCGACTTCGGGGCCCCCCAGCCCCAGGTGCAGTCCGTGCGCCGCATCCGTGACATGCAGTGGCACCAGCGAGGCACCTTCCACCCCTCCAACTAG